Proteins encoded in a region of the Vicia villosa cultivar HV-30 ecotype Madison, WI linkage group LG5, Vvil1.0, whole genome shotgun sequence genome:
- the LOC131604086 gene encoding F-box/kelch-repeat protein At3g23880-like: MNTKSAMQTPTPVFFPGDLIIEIILFLPVKSLLRFKCVSNSLNTLITDPTFANLHLKKSKTSSNPQFTLITNHVKPSVDSDWSIIPYPISHLVDNPSATFVADSHYLLNLKDKEWSMAGSCNGLICLVDYSSTNGGFKYQKYQDYRLRLWNPATRKISQKIGYFCGVRGFVFNFGWDDSTCSFKVVASRFSRLSGTREVKVFTIGDNVWRDIEPFPFPAVPIGLDWRGQRIDKGYEYGCVFLNNTFNWLATRLPGGLNWRLFLTVEDLVIVSLDLGTETYNQYRLPQGFEKLPREEPTIGVLEECLCLCYSYKETDIVIWQMKEFGIEESWIQFLKISYHIFQLDYDISFLPLFLSGDTLVLCSSKNEEAILYNWRDNSIKRIEVKVHKTIIDDKTHNSLYLSLAQGYVESLISVC; the protein is encoded by the coding sequence ATGAATACAAAATCTGCCATGCAGACTCCGACTCCGGTGTTCTTCCCCGGCGATCTCATCATCGAGATCATTCTTTTTCTTCCTGTAAAATCTCTTCTTCGATTCAAGTGTGTAAGTAATTCTTTGAACACTCTCATTACCGATCCTACTTTTGCTAACTTACACCTCAAGAAATCAAAAACATCATCAAATCCGCAATTCACATTAATCACTAATCACGTCAAGCCTAGTGTGGATAGTGATTGGAGTATCATTCCGTACCCTATAAGCCATTTAGTCGATAATCCGTCGGCTACATTTGTTGCTGattctcattatcttttaaaTTTAAAGGATAAAGAATGGTCTATGGCGGGTTCATGCAATGGATTGATCTGTCTCGTTGATTATAGTTCCACTAACGGAGGttttaaatatcaaaaatatCAAGACTACAGGTTGCGATTATGGAACCCGGCCACTagaaaaatatctcaaaaaattGGTTATTTTTGTGGTGTACGCGGTTTTGTCTTCAATTTTGGTTGGGATGATTCCACGTGCTCGTTTAAAGTGGTTGCATCACGCTTTAGTCGTCTTAGTGGTACAAGAGAGGTGAAAGTTTTCACTATTGGTGATAATGTTTGGAGAGACATTGAACCTTTCCCTTTCCCTGCTGTACCTATTGGTTTGGATTGGCGTGGACAACGAATAGATAAGGGATACGAATATGGTTGTGTGTTTTTAAACAACACTTTTAACTGGTTGGCTACTCGCTTACCCGGAGGCCTCAATTGGAGGTTATTTTTAACTGTTGAGGACCTTGTTATTGTTTCACTGGATCTGGGGACGGAGACATACAATCAGTATCGGCTGCCTCAGGGTTTTGAAAAGCTGCCACGCGAAGAGCCAACTATTGGAGTGTTGGAGGAATGTCTTTGTTTGTGTTATTCTTATAAGGAAACCGATATTGTTATATGGCAGATGAAGGAATTTGGGATTGAAGAGTCTTGGATTCAATTTCTTAAAATTAGCTATCACATTTTTCAATTAGACTATGATATTTCGTTCTTACCATTGTTTCTTTCTGGTGATACATTGGTATTGTGTAGTTCTAAAAATGAGGAAGCAATTCTTTATAATTGGAGAGATAATAGTATAAAGCGAATAGAAGTTAAAGTACACAAAACTATTATTGATGATAAAACTCACAATTCGTTATACTTGAGTCTGGCTCAAGGTTATGTTGAAAGCTTAATTTCAGTTTGTTGA
- the LOC131606179 gene encoding rop guanine nucleotide exchange factor 12-like isoform X2, with translation MKERFAKLLLGEDMSGGGKGVSSALALSNALTNLAAAVFGEQKRLEPMAAERKARWRKEIDWLLSVTDYVVEMVPTQQKGKDGSTMEIMTTRQRTDLHMNIPALRKLDTMLIDCLDNFKDQNEFYYVSKDADDPDRSKGKNEDKWWLPTPKVPVDGLSDTARRFLQYQKDCVNQVLKAAMAINAQTLSEMEIPESYIESLPKNGRASLGDLIYRNITDEFFDPDQFLATVDMSSEHKILDLKNRIEASIVIWKRKMNQKDTKSAWGSAVSIEKRELFEERAETILLLLKHRFPGLPQSSLDISKIQFNRDVGQAVLESYSRILESLAFTVLSRIEDVLHADCQTVSPSQGRKSSVRNPVPKPDKCPTPREEVDRSSSAEPPCSMTLSDFMGWNNEQGESDMNKKDPLAVSDDSDKDTDSGKLGKLPPIVTDKKVSYLENIGGMRSPTSRH, from the exons ATGAAGGAGAGATTTGCTAAACTACTATTGGGAGAGGATATGTCTGGTGGAGGAAAAGGTGTTTCTTCGGCTTTGGCATTGTCGAATGCGTTAACGAATCTGGCTG CTGCTGTTTTCGGTGAACAAAAGCGCCTCGAGCCAATGGCGGCCGAAAGGAAAGCGAGATGGAGAAAAGAAATCGATTGGCTTCTTTCGGTCACTGATTACGTCGTTGAAATGGTTCCAACTCAACAGAAAGGCAAGGATGGTTCAACCATGGAG ATTATGACGACGCGACAACGGACCGATCTTCACATGAATATCCCGGCCTTGAGAAAGCTTGATACAATGCTTATT GATTGTCTAGATAACTTCAAAGATCAGAATGAATTCTATTATGTATCGAAAGATGCCGATGATCCAGATAGGTCAAAAGGTAAAAATGAGGACAAGTGGTGGTTACCAACACCTAAAGTACCTGTAGATGGTTTATCTGATACAGCAAGAAGATTTTTGCAGTATCAGAAAGATTGTGTGAATCAAGTACTTAAAGCAGCCATGGCTATAAATGCTCAAACTCTATCCGAAATGGAGATTCCTGAAAGCTATATCGAATCCCTACCTAAG AACGGAAGAGCAAGTCTAGGAGACTTGATCTACCGGAATATTACCGATGAATTCTTCGATCCTGATCAGTTCCTAGCGACAGTGGACATGTCATCGGAACACAAAATTCTAGACCTAAAGAACAGAATTGAGGCATCAATAGTTATTTGGAAGAGGAAAATGAACCAAAAAGATACCAAATCAGCTTGGGGTTCTGCTGTGAGTATTGAGAAAAGAGAACTCTTTGAAGAGAGGGCAGAAACCATCTTACTTCTCTTGAAGCATAGATTTCCAGGGCTTCCTCAATCTTCATTAGATATAAGCAAAATCCAATTCAACCGG GATGTAGGGCAAGCTGTTCTTGAAAGTTATTCAAGAATATTGGAAAGTTTAGCCTTTACGGTACTGTCAAGAATCGAAGATGTTCTCCACGCAGATTGCCAAACGGTAAGTCCATCACAAGGAAGAAAAAGCAGTGTAAGAAATCCAGTTCCAAAGCCAGACAAATGTCCAACACCAAGAGAAGAGGTCGACAGGAGCAGCAGCGCGGAACCACCTTGTTCGATGACACTATCGGATTTCATGGGCTGGAACAAcgagcaaggtgaatcagacatGAACAAAAAGGATCCCCTCGCTGTTTCAGATGATTCGGACAAAGATACTGATAGTGGAAAGCTTGGAAAACTTCCACCTATAGTAACTGATAAGAAAGTGTCCTACCTTGAGAACATAGGAGGCATGAGAAGTCCGACATCACGCCATTGA
- the LOC131606179 gene encoding rop guanine nucleotide exchange factor 12-like isoform X1, translated as MVRAIEQEQETYKSKLFHFKGMFENTGRHSKSLSIESASTLDPTSDDDPVSSRSQGSKPLQHDPLPNKSRIIKEEIVAKEAKEKLLLEMEQMKERFAKLLLGEDMSGGGKGVSSALALSNALTNLAAAVFGEQKRLEPMAAERKARWRKEIDWLLSVTDYVVEMVPTQQKGKDGSTMEIMTTRQRTDLHMNIPALRKLDTMLIDCLDNFKDQNEFYYVSKDADDPDRSKGKNEDKWWLPTPKVPVDGLSDTARRFLQYQKDCVNQVLKAAMAINAQTLSEMEIPESYIESLPKNGRASLGDLIYRNITDEFFDPDQFLATVDMSSEHKILDLKNRIEASIVIWKRKMNQKDTKSAWGSAVSIEKRELFEERAETILLLLKHRFPGLPQSSLDISKIQFNRDVGQAVLESYSRILESLAFTVLSRIEDVLHADCQTVSPSQGRKSSVRNPVPKPDKCPTPREEVDRSSSAEPPCSMTLSDFMGWNNEQGESDMNKKDPLAVSDDSDKDTDSGKLGKLPPIVTDKKVSYLENIGGMRSPTSRH; from the exons atggttaGAGCAATAGAACAAGAACAGGAAACTTATAAATCCAAATTATTCCATTTTAAAGGAATGTTTGAGAATACAGGGAGGCATTCAAAAAGTCTAAGCATTGAAAGTGCTAGCACATTAGATCCTACTTCAGATGATGATCCTGTTTCATCAAGAAGTCAAGGATCCAAACCTCTTCAACATGATCCTCTTCCTAACAAGTCAAGAATAATCAAGGAGGAAATTGTAGCCAAAGAAGCCAAAGAGAAGCTATTACTag AAATGGAACAGATGAAGGAGAGATTTGCTAAACTACTATTGGGAGAGGATATGTCTGGTGGAGGAAAAGGTGTTTCTTCGGCTTTGGCATTGTCGAATGCGTTAACGAATCTGGCTG CTGCTGTTTTCGGTGAACAAAAGCGCCTCGAGCCAATGGCGGCCGAAAGGAAAGCGAGATGGAGAAAAGAAATCGATTGGCTTCTTTCGGTCACTGATTACGTCGTTGAAATGGTTCCAACTCAACAGAAAGGCAAGGATGGTTCAACCATGGAG ATTATGACGACGCGACAACGGACCGATCTTCACATGAATATCCCGGCCTTGAGAAAGCTTGATACAATGCTTATT GATTGTCTAGATAACTTCAAAGATCAGAATGAATTCTATTATGTATCGAAAGATGCCGATGATCCAGATAGGTCAAAAGGTAAAAATGAGGACAAGTGGTGGTTACCAACACCTAAAGTACCTGTAGATGGTTTATCTGATACAGCAAGAAGATTTTTGCAGTATCAGAAAGATTGTGTGAATCAAGTACTTAAAGCAGCCATGGCTATAAATGCTCAAACTCTATCCGAAATGGAGATTCCTGAAAGCTATATCGAATCCCTACCTAAG AACGGAAGAGCAAGTCTAGGAGACTTGATCTACCGGAATATTACCGATGAATTCTTCGATCCTGATCAGTTCCTAGCGACAGTGGACATGTCATCGGAACACAAAATTCTAGACCTAAAGAACAGAATTGAGGCATCAATAGTTATTTGGAAGAGGAAAATGAACCAAAAAGATACCAAATCAGCTTGGGGTTCTGCTGTGAGTATTGAGAAAAGAGAACTCTTTGAAGAGAGGGCAGAAACCATCTTACTTCTCTTGAAGCATAGATTTCCAGGGCTTCCTCAATCTTCATTAGATATAAGCAAAATCCAATTCAACCGG GATGTAGGGCAAGCTGTTCTTGAAAGTTATTCAAGAATATTGGAAAGTTTAGCCTTTACGGTACTGTCAAGAATCGAAGATGTTCTCCACGCAGATTGCCAAACGGTAAGTCCATCACAAGGAAGAAAAAGCAGTGTAAGAAATCCAGTTCCAAAGCCAGACAAATGTCCAACACCAAGAGAAGAGGTCGACAGGAGCAGCAGCGCGGAACCACCTTGTTCGATGACACTATCGGATTTCATGGGCTGGAACAAcgagcaaggtgaatcagacatGAACAAAAAGGATCCCCTCGCTGTTTCAGATGATTCGGACAAAGATACTGATAGTGGAAAGCTTGGAAAACTTCCACCTATAGTAACTGATAAGAAAGTGTCCTACCTTGAGAACATAGGAGGCATGAGAAGTCCGACATCACGCCATTGA
- the LOC131604087 gene encoding F-box/kelch-repeat protein At3g23880-like, protein MTQTPTPVFFPNDLVTEIIPFLPVKSLLRFKCVSNFWNTLISDPTFANLHLKKSKTSSNPQFTLITNHVKPSVDSDWSIIPYPISHLVNNPSATFVADSHYLLNLKDKEWSMAGSCNGLICLVDYSSTNKGFKYQKYQDYRLRLWNPATRKISQKFGYFCDVRGFVFNFGWDDSTSTFKVVASCFSYIKHTREVKVFTIGNNVWRNIEIFPTVPLGLDWRGQRIDKGYEYGCVLLNNTFNWLAFHKRARFNAKFNWSQNVKRITVEDLVIVSLDLRTETYNQYRLPWGFDKLPPEEPNIGLLEECLCLCYSYKETDIAIWQMKKFGVEESWIQFLKINYHILGLDYDISFLPLFLSKDGDTLGLCSSQNEVAILYNLRDNSMRRIEVKVHKTIIDSKTHNSLYLSLAQGYVESLISVC, encoded by the coding sequence ATGACGCAGACTCCGACACCAGTGTTCTTCCCCAACGATCTCGTCACCGAGATCATTCCTTTTCTTCCTGTAAAATCTCTTCTTCGATTCAAGTGTGTTAGTAATTTTTGGAACACTCTCATTAGCGATCCTACTTTTGCTAACTTACACCTCAAGAAATCAAAAACATCATCAAATCCGCAATTTACACTAATCACTAATCACGTCAAGCCTAGTGTGGACAGTGATTGGAGTATCATTCCGTATCCTATAAGTCATTTAGTCAATAATCCGTCGGCTACATTTGTCGCTGattctcattatcttttaaaTTTAAAGGATAAAGAATGGTCTATGGCTGGTTCCTGTAATGGATTGATCTGTCTTGTTGATTATAGTTCCACTAATAAAGGttttaaatatcaaaaatatCAAGACTATAGGTTGCGGTTATGGAACCCAGCCACTcgaaaaatatctcaaaaatttGGTTATTTTTGTGATGTACGAGGTTTTGTCTTCAATTTTGGTTGGGATGATTCCACGTCCACGTTTAAAGTGGTTGCGTCATGCTTTAGTTATATTAAGCATACAAGAGAAGTGAAAGTTTTCACTATCGGTAATAATGTTTGGAGAAATATTGAAATTTTCCCTACTGTACCTCTTGGTTTGGATTGGCGCGGACAACGTATAGATAAGGGATATGAATATGGTTGTGTGCTTTTAAATAACACTTTTAATTGGTTGGCTTTTCACAAGCGCGCAAGGTTCAATGCCAAGTTCAACTGGAGTCAAAATGTAAAGCGCATAACTGTTGAGGACCTTGTTATTGTTTCGCTAGATCTGAGGACGGAGACATACAATCAGTATCGGCTGCCTTGGGGTTTTGATAAGCTGCCGCCCGAAGAGCCAAATATTGGTTTGTTGGAAGAATGTCTTTGTTTGTGTTATTCTTATAAGGAAACTGATATTGCTATATGGCAGATGAAAAAATTTGGGGTTGAAGAGTCTTGGATTCAATTTCTTAAAATTAATTATCACATTCTTGGATTAGACTATGATATTTCGTTCTTGCCATTGTTTCTTTCTAAGGATGGTGATACATTGGGATTGTGCAGTTCTCAAAATGAGGTAGCAATTCTTTATAATTTGAGAGATAATAGTATGCGGCGAATAGAAGTTAAAGTGCACAAAACTATTATAGATAGTAAAACTCACAATTCGTTATACTTGAGTCTGGCTCAAGGTTATGTTGAAAGCTTAATTTCAGTTTGTTGA